One window of the Manihot esculenta cultivar AM560-2 chromosome 14, M.esculenta_v8, whole genome shotgun sequence genome contains the following:
- the LOC110600540 gene encoding nicotianamine synthase codes for MERPFLPQYPPIPKLKFTSPPTHQTASFQNSNVEVQISTELLVARITQIHNSISKLDSLRPSKQVNTLFSHLVILCMSTSPIDIRSLSPEVQEMRNSLIVLCGRAEGLLELQFAILLNKIRQPLDNLNLFPYYGNYVKLANLVYRILSENGVVQPKKVAFVGSSPMPLTCLVMATRHLKSTHFDNFDIDKTANDMARGIVASDGDMLKMCSDVLKMCKYEFIIQ; via the coding sequence ATGGAGAGGCCTTTCCTTCCACAATACCCTCCAATTCCAAAGCTCAAATTCACCTCACCACCAACTCACCAAACTGCTTCCTTCCAAAACTCCAACGTTGAAGTCCAAATCTCAACGGAGCTACTCGTAGCTCGCATCACCCAAATCCATAACAGCATATCCAAACTCGACTCTTTAAGACCTTCCAAACAAGTCAATACTCTTTTCTCTCACCTTGTAATATTATGTATGTCTACATCTCCCATAGACATTCGCTCATTATCCCCAGAAGTGCAAGAAATGCGAAACAGCCTCATCGTTCTGTGTGGCAGAGCTGAAGGTCTGTTAGAGCTTCAATTTGCAATATTGTTGAACAAAATACGTCAACCTTTAGACAACCTTAATCTTTTTCCTTACTATGGAAACTATGTTAAGCTAGCCAACTTGGTGTACAGGATTCTTAGTGAGAATGGAGTGGTGCAACCGAAGAAGGTAGCCTTTGTAGGATCCAGTCCAATGCCTCTTACCTGTCTTGTAATGGCTACCCGTCATTTGAAATCTACACACTTTGATAATTTTGATATTGATAAGACGGCTAATGATATGGCTCGTGGAATCGTGGCTTCTGATGGTGACATGTTAAAAATGTGCAGTGACGTGTTAAAAATGTgcaaatatgaatttattatccAATAA
- the LOC122721796 gene encoding acetolactate synthase 1, chloroplastic-like, with protein sequence MKEGGILLVRSANGARAFLYPVVEEHDLVGFEVLSIFHPTNDVINSIVLAPLGKNKQPHVALCADLKIALKGLNRLLEKKGAKSLLDFSAWRDEINEQKAKYPLSYKNLGEAIPPQYAIQVLDELTDGNAVISIGVGQHQMWSAQFYKYKKSRQWLTSGGLGAMGFGLPAAMGAAIARPNALVVDIDGDGTFIMNVQELATIRTENLPVKILLLNNQHLGMVVQWEDRFYHSNRAHTYLGNPSKEEEIFPDMLKFAEACDIPAARVTKRCELREAMKKMLEIPGPYLLDVIVPHQEHVLPMIPSGLSFKDAITKGDGRAQN encoded by the exons ATGAAGGAAGGAGGGATTTTACTGGTGAGAAGTGCGAATGGGGCTAGAGCATTTCTTTACCCTGTGGTTGAAGAGCATGACTTGGTTGGATTTGAGGTTCTATCCATCTTTCATCCAACTAATGATGTGATCAACTCTATTGTACTTGCTC CCTTGGGGAAGAACAAGCAGCCACACGTTGCACTCTGTGCTGATCTGAAGATTGCTCTGAAAGGTTTGAATAGGTTGCTGGAGAAGAAGGGAGCTAAGTCCCTGCTCGATTTCTCTGCTTGGAGAGACGAAATCAATGAACAGAAAGCAAAATACCCATTAAGCTATAAAAATTTAGGAGAAGCAATTCCTCCACAATATGCAATTCAAGTTCTGGATGAATTAACTGATGGTAATGCTGTTATAAGCATAGGTGTTGGGCAACACCAAATGTGGTCTGCACAATTTTACAAGTACAAAAAGTCTCGTCAGTGGCTAACATCTGGTGGTCTAGGAGCTATGGGTTTTGGCTTGCCTGCTGCTATGGGGGCTGCAATTGCAAGACCAAATGCTCTAGTGGTAGACATCGACGGCGATGGAACCTTCATCATGAATGTCCAAGAATTGGCGACGATAAGAACAGAGAACCTGCCTGTGAAGATCTTGTTACTGAACAATCAACATCTGGGTATGGTTGTTCAATGGGAGGACAGATTCTATCATTCCAACAGAGCACATACATATTTAGGGAACCCATCAAAAGAAGAAGAGATTTTCCCAGACATGTTGAAGTTTGCTGAGGCATGCGATATTCCAGCTGCGAGAGTGACAAAGAGATGTGAGCTTAGAGAGGCTATGAAGAAAATGTTGGAGATTCCAGGACCTTATTTGCTTGATGTGATTGTCCCACATCAGGAACATGTCTTGCCAATGATCCCAAGTGGTCTTTCTTTTAAGGATGCTATTActaaaggtgatggaagagcCCAGAATTGA